In Amycolatopsis endophytica, the following are encoded in one genomic region:
- a CDS encoding Trp biosynthesis-associated membrane protein, with protein sequence MTSPASSKRPLWIVAVALLLAAAALWGSSKLVWFAELRDAGVRGMVLDKHTGAQESGALVPLAVLAVAGVAGLVAAGGVLRRVLGVVVALAGVAAGWIAIDGWRFGGFPDGAPTGQIFAGRGLALLAGILMLVAGLFAIRGAGRMAKMGARYEAPAGRKKAVKDPDTELWEALSEGEDPTTDR encoded by the coding sequence ATGACGTCGCCAGCGTCCAGTAAGCGTCCACTGTGGATCGTCGCGGTCGCGTTGCTGCTGGCCGCGGCGGCGCTGTGGGGCTCGTCGAAGCTGGTCTGGTTCGCCGAACTCCGTGACGCGGGCGTGCGCGGCATGGTGCTGGACAAGCACACCGGCGCGCAGGAGTCGGGCGCGCTCGTGCCGCTGGCGGTGCTCGCCGTGGCGGGGGTCGCGGGGCTCGTCGCCGCGGGCGGGGTGCTGCGGCGCGTGCTCGGTGTGGTCGTCGCGCTGGCCGGGGTCGCCGCGGGCTGGATCGCGATCGACGGCTGGCGCTTCGGTGGATTCCCCGACGGCGCGCCCACCGGGCAGATCTTCGCCGGGCGCGGACTCGCGTTGCTGGCGGGAATTCTGATGCTGGTGGCCGGGTTGTTCGCCATCAGGGGCGCCGGCCGCATGGCGAAGATGGGTGCCCGGTACGAGGCCCCGGCCGGCCGGAAGAAGGCCGTGAAGGATCCCGACACCGAGCTGTGGGAGGCGCTTTCGGAGGGCGAAGATCCGACTACCGACCGGTAG